From the genome of Lotus japonicus ecotype B-129 chromosome 6, LjGifu_v1.2, one region includes:
- the LOC130724788 gene encoding agamous-like MADS-box protein AGL62 yields MMKKKSSLGRQKIPIEKIPKKSHLQVTFSKRRSGLFKKASELCTLCGVEIAIVVFSPADKAFSFGHPEVESIMDRYVTRNPPQDPSGAYQLVEAHRNANVRDHNMHLTQLLNHLEIEKKRGDEMDHVRRARLRQFWWESPVDELGLHELLQLKGSIEELQKDMGKLANKFMMEQSIISSRANGLGHYDAFENKPGVEINFASAPNAYYLGF; encoded by the coding sequence atgatgaagaagaagtctaGCTTAGGTCGCCAAAAAATTCCCATTGAGAAAATACCCAAAAAGAGTCACCTACAAGTAACATTCTCTAAGCGTCGTTCAGGATTATTCAAGAAAGCTAGCGAACTATGCACCCTTTGTGGTGTAGAGATCGCGATTGTGGTTTTCTCTCCGGCCGATAAAGCATTCTCTTTCGGTCATCCAGAAGTTGAGTCCATCATGGATCGTTACGTGACTCGAAACCCTCCCCAAGATCCGTCTGGGGCTTACCAACTTGTTGAGGCTCATCGAAATGCTAATGTACGTGACCACAACATGCACTTGACTCAGCTTCTTAACCATTTGGAGATTGAAAAGAAGCGAGGGGATGAAATGGATCATGTGAGGAGGGCTAGGCTGAGGCAATTTTGGTGGGAGAGCCCTGTTGATGAGCTTGGCTTGCATGAGTTGCTCCAATTAAAGGGTTCTATTGAGGAGCTGCAGAAGGATATGGGAAAACTTGCCAACAAGTTCATGATGGAGCAATCCATTATATCTTCAAGGGCTAATGGACTTGGACATTATGATGCATTTGAGAACAAACCTGGTGTTGAGATTAACTTTGCTTCCGCGCCTAATGCTTACTATCTCGGCTTTTGA